A genomic stretch from Microbacterium proteolyticum includes:
- the argJ gene encoding bifunctional glutamate N-acetyltransferase/amino-acid acetyltransferase ArgJ: protein MSVTAPAGFEAAGVAVGLKSTGARDVAVVVNRGPLKVAAAVFTSNRAKANPIIWSEQVVKDGVVEAIVLNSGGANCFTGSFGFQTTHQTAERAAELLGVGAGDVVVCSTGLIGTGDEEFRAKVLAGVEQGVATLSPEGGDEASLAIMTTDSKPKRAVHTGDGWSIGGMAKGAGMLAPGLATMLVVITTDAVLDAAEADAALRAATRVSFDRLDSDGCMSTNDQVTLMASGASGIHPDAEDFRAALIAVCDDLAAQLQGDAEGSSHDITIRVTNAADEDDAVEVGRSIARNNLFKAAIFGNDPNWGRVLAAIGTTDAEFDPYDVDVWMNGVRVCTAGGPDRPREDVDLTPRATDLVVDLRVGQASATIRTNDLTHEYVHENSAYSS, encoded by the coding sequence GTGAGTGTGACCGCCCCCGCCGGATTCGAAGCGGCCGGTGTCGCCGTGGGCCTGAAGTCGACCGGCGCGCGTGACGTCGCCGTCGTCGTCAACCGCGGACCGCTCAAGGTCGCCGCCGCCGTCTTCACTTCGAACCGCGCCAAGGCGAACCCGATCATCTGGTCGGAGCAGGTGGTGAAGGACGGCGTCGTCGAGGCGATCGTGCTCAACTCCGGCGGTGCGAACTGCTTCACCGGTTCGTTCGGTTTCCAGACCACGCACCAGACCGCCGAACGTGCCGCCGAGCTGCTGGGCGTCGGGGCGGGTGACGTCGTCGTGTGCTCGACGGGGCTCATCGGCACCGGCGACGAGGAGTTCCGGGCGAAAGTCCTCGCGGGTGTCGAGCAGGGCGTGGCGACCCTGTCGCCCGAGGGCGGTGACGAGGCGTCGCTCGCGATCATGACCACCGACTCCAAGCCCAAACGCGCCGTGCACACCGGCGACGGCTGGTCGATCGGCGGCATGGCCAAGGGCGCCGGCATGCTCGCCCCGGGTCTGGCGACGATGCTCGTCGTCATCACCACCGACGCGGTGCTCGATGCCGCCGAGGCCGACGCGGCGCTGCGCGCGGCCACCCGGGTGAGCTTCGACCGGCTCGACTCCGACGGCTGCATGTCGACCAACGACCAGGTGACGTTGATGGCGAGCGGTGCCAGCGGCATCCATCCGGATGCCGAGGACTTCCGCGCGGCCCTCATCGCGGTCTGCGACGACCTCGCCGCGCAGCTCCAGGGCGACGCCGAGGGCTCGAGCCACGACATCACCATCCGCGTGACCAACGCCGCCGACGAGGACGACGCGGTCGAGGTGGGTCGCTCCATCGCGCGGAACAACCTCTTCAAGGCCGCGATCTTCGGCAACGACCCCAACTGGGGCCGGGTCCTCGCGGCCATCGGCACGACGGATGCGGAATTCGACCCCTACGACGTCGACGTCTGGATGAACGGCGTGCGCGTGTGCACGGCCGGCGGCCCCGACCGCCCCCGTGAAGACGTCGACCTCACGCCGCGCGCGACCGACCTCGTCGTCGACCTGCGCGTCGGTCAGGCGTCGGCCACCATCCGCACGAACGACCTCACGCACGAGTACGTCCACGAGAACAGCGCCTATTCCTCATGA
- the pheS gene encoding phenylalanine--tRNA ligase subunit alpha produces the protein MSDAPEITPEAVASAVDAALAAIAAAATTADLKATRSAHTGEQSDLARLNAQMRHVAPDQKAAFGKLVGQARGRVNQALAAREAELAEAEIAARLEAERIDVTALPQRARVGARHPISLLQEQVSDIFVGMGWEIAEGPELEHEWFNFDALNFDVDHPARQMQDTFFVDPVARHLVLRTHTSPVQVRSMLERDLPISVLCPGRVYRTDEFDATHLPVFTQFEGLVVDKGITMAHLKGTLDHAARVLFGPEAKTRFRANYFPFTEPSAELDLWHPTFKGGARWIEWGGCGMVNPNVLRAAGIDPEEYSGFAFGMGIERTLMFRSDVQDMRDMAEGDVRFSEQFGMVV, from the coding sequence GTGTCCGACGCACCCGAGATCACCCCCGAGGCCGTCGCCTCCGCCGTCGATGCCGCGCTCGCGGCCATCGCCGCGGCCGCGACCACGGCCGACCTGAAAGCCACCCGCTCCGCTCACACGGGTGAGCAGTCCGACCTCGCGCGCCTCAACGCGCAGATGCGCCACGTCGCCCCCGACCAGAAGGCCGCGTTCGGCAAGCTCGTCGGACAGGCCCGCGGCCGGGTGAACCAGGCCCTCGCCGCCCGTGAGGCGGAGCTGGCCGAGGCCGAGATCGCCGCGAGGCTCGAGGCCGAGCGCATCGACGTCACGGCCCTGCCGCAGCGCGCGCGGGTGGGGGCACGGCATCCCATCTCGCTCCTGCAGGAGCAGGTGTCCGACATCTTCGTCGGCATGGGGTGGGAGATCGCCGAGGGTCCAGAACTCGAGCACGAGTGGTTCAATTTCGACGCGTTGAACTTCGACGTCGACCACCCGGCGCGGCAGATGCAGGACACCTTCTTCGTCGACCCGGTCGCCCGTCACCTGGTGCTGCGTACCCACACCAGCCCGGTGCAGGTGCGCTCGATGCTCGAGCGCGACCTGCCCATCTCCGTCCTCTGCCCGGGACGGGTGTACCGCACCGACGAGTTCGACGCGACGCACCTGCCCGTGTTCACGCAGTTCGAGGGTCTCGTCGTCGACAAGGGCATCACGATGGCCCACCTCAAGGGCACGCTCGACCACGCCGCGCGCGTGCTCTTCGGTCCCGAGGCCAAGACGCGCTTCCGGGCGAACTACTTCCCGTTCACCGAGCCGAGCGCCGAGCTCGACCTGTGGCATCCCACCTTCAAGGGCGGGGCCCGCTGGATCGAGTGGGGCGGCTGCGGCATGGTCAACCCCAACGTCCTGCGGGCGGCCGGCATCGACCCCGAGGAGTACTCGGGCTTCGCGTTCGGCATGGGCATCGAGCGCACGCTCATGTTCCGCAGCGACGTGCAAGACATGCGCGACATGGCCGAGGGCGATGTGCGCTTCAGCGAGCAGTTCGGAATGGTGGTCTGA
- the pheT gene encoding phenylalanine--tRNA ligase subunit beta: MRVPLSWLREYVDVPAEATPEDVLASLVSVGFEEEDVHRFELSGPIVVGEVKEFTPEPQSNGKTIRWCQVDVGDEHGGVRGIVCGAGNFFAGDKVVVTLPGSVLPGPFPIAARKTYGHVSDGMIASAKELGLGDEHGGILRLVELGLDAPVGTDAIALLGLDDVAVEINVTPDRGYALSLRGVAREYSHATGAAFRDPAERPWGELDPGAGFPVAVDDEAPIRGRVGASEFVARIVRGVDPTKPTPAWMISRLALAGIRSLGVLIDITNYVMLELGEPIHGYDLDRLQGGITVRRARAGEKLETLDGKVRALDPEDLLITDESGPIGLAGVMGGGTTEMTDATRNVLIEAAIFDTVSIARTARRQKLPSEASRRFERGVDPAIPFAAARRVADLMVEYAGGTLDTQIGGALLTGYGVDGIVLPDGFVPGLIGVDYSDDEIVASLETIGCRIESQGDARLVIPPTWRPDLTDKWTLAEEVARIGGYDRIPSVLPTPPSGRGLTAAQQGRRRVSNALASAGFVETPSFPFTTEEQNALHGSPSGDRLPSVKLANPLDGLAPFLRRSLVPALLQVAHRNVSRGIVDLALFEVGTVFLPKPGVQYGTASVPPLAVRPDAATLAALDASIPPQRRHVAVLLAGHTVPKQPGQAAVAADLADAVDAVRVLAAAAGLDIELVQAQRAALHPGRTARVLAAGQDIGYVGELLPTVSADADLPGRVLVAELDLDAMLELAQARVVAASLSGFPAATQDVSLTVPLEVAAGAVRAALLEGGAPLIEGARLVDDYRGPGLADGTKSLTFALRFRADDRTLTAAEATEAKLAGVAVAAERFGAAIRD, encoded by the coding sequence ATGCGCGTCCCGCTCTCCTGGCTGCGTGAGTACGTCGACGTGCCCGCCGAGGCCACGCCCGAAGACGTGCTCGCGTCGCTGGTGTCCGTCGGATTCGAAGAAGAAGACGTGCACCGCTTCGAGCTGTCCGGCCCGATCGTCGTCGGCGAAGTGAAGGAATTCACGCCCGAGCCGCAGTCGAACGGCAAGACCATCCGCTGGTGTCAGGTCGACGTCGGCGACGAGCACGGGGGCGTGCGCGGCATCGTCTGCGGTGCCGGCAACTTCTTCGCGGGCGACAAGGTCGTGGTGACCCTGCCCGGCTCCGTGCTGCCGGGTCCCTTCCCGATCGCCGCCCGCAAGACCTACGGTCACGTCTCCGACGGCATGATCGCCTCGGCGAAGGAGCTCGGGCTCGGCGACGAGCACGGCGGCATCCTGCGCCTGGTGGAGCTCGGTCTGGACGCGCCCGTCGGAACGGATGCCATCGCGCTGCTCGGTCTCGACGACGTCGCCGTCGAGATCAACGTCACCCCCGACCGCGGATACGCGCTGTCGCTGCGCGGCGTGGCGCGGGAGTACTCCCACGCCACCGGTGCGGCGTTCCGCGATCCCGCGGAACGCCCGTGGGGCGAGCTCGATCCCGGGGCGGGATTCCCCGTCGCCGTCGACGACGAGGCGCCCATCCGCGGACGGGTGGGGGCGTCGGAGTTCGTCGCGCGCATCGTTCGCGGGGTCGATCCGACCAAGCCCACTCCGGCGTGGATGATCTCCCGACTCGCGCTGGCCGGCATCCGCTCGCTCGGCGTGCTGATCGACATCACCAACTACGTCATGCTCGAGTTGGGGGAGCCGATCCACGGCTACGACCTGGACCGCCTGCAGGGCGGCATCACGGTCCGGCGCGCGCGGGCGGGCGAGAAGCTCGAAACGCTCGACGGCAAGGTCCGCGCCCTCGACCCCGAAGACCTCCTGATCACGGACGAGTCCGGCCCGATCGGCCTCGCGGGCGTCATGGGCGGCGGGACGACCGAGATGACGGACGCGACACGCAACGTGCTGATCGAGGCGGCGATCTTCGACACCGTCTCGATCGCGCGCACCGCCCGTCGGCAAAAGCTGCCGTCCGAGGCCTCGCGGCGCTTCGAGCGCGGGGTCGACCCGGCGATCCCCTTCGCCGCGGCCCGTCGCGTCGCCGATCTGATGGTCGAATACGCGGGCGGCACGCTCGACACGCAGATCGGAGGTGCCCTCCTCACGGGCTACGGCGTGGACGGGATCGTGCTGCCGGACGGGTTCGTCCCCGGCCTGATCGGCGTCGACTATTCCGACGACGAGATCGTCGCGTCGCTCGAGACGATCGGATGCCGCATCGAGAGCCAGGGGGATGCACGCCTGGTCATCCCGCCGACGTGGCGCCCCGACCTCACCGACAAGTGGACGCTCGCTGAGGAAGTCGCCCGCATCGGCGGCTACGACCGCATCCCCTCCGTTCTGCCCACCCCGCCCTCCGGCCGCGGCCTGACCGCCGCGCAGCAGGGCCGCCGTCGCGTGTCGAACGCGCTGGCCTCGGCCGGGTTCGTCGAGACGCCGTCGTTCCCCTTCACGACCGAGGAGCAGAACGCGCTGCACGGTTCGCCGTCCGGCGACCGGCTGCCGAGCGTGAAGCTCGCGAACCCGCTCGACGGGCTGGCACCGTTCCTGCGGCGTTCGCTCGTGCCGGCGCTGCTGCAGGTGGCGCATCGCAACGTCTCGCGCGGCATCGTCGATCTCGCCCTGTTCGAGGTCGGCACGGTCTTCCTCCCCAAGCCGGGCGTGCAGTACGGGACCGCGTCGGTGCCGCCGCTGGCGGTGCGTCCGGATGCCGCGACCCTGGCCGCTCTGGATGCCTCGATCCCGCCGCAGCGTCGCCACGTCGCCGTGCTGCTCGCCGGCCACACGGTGCCCAAGCAGCCCGGGCAGGCGGCCGTCGCCGCCGACCTCGCGGACGCGGTCGACGCCGTCCGCGTGCTGGCCGCGGCGGCCGGCCTCGACATCGAACTCGTGCAGGCGCAGCGCGCCGCCCTCCACCCGGGCCGCACCGCCCGGGTGCTCGCGGCCGGCCAGGACATCGGATACGTCGGCGAGCTGCTGCCCACCGTCTCGGCCGACGCCGACCTGCCGGGTCGCGTGCTCGTCGCCGAGCTGGACCTCGACGCGATGCTCGAGCTCGCGCAGGCGCGCGTGGTCGCGGCATCCCTCTCCGGCTTCCCGGCCGCGACGCAGGACGTCTCGCTCACGGTGCCGCTCGAGGTCGCAGCCGGCGCGGTACGCGCGGCGCTCCTCGAAGGCGGTGCCCCGCTGATCGAGGGCGCGCGCCTGGTCGACGATTACCGCGGGCCGGGGCTGGCGGACGGCACGAAGAGCCTGACCTTCGCGCTGCGCTTCCGGGCCGACGACCGCACGCTCACCGCGGCCGAGGCCACCGAGGCCAAGCTCGCCGGCGTCGCCGTCGCCGCCGAGCGCTTCGGCGCCGCGATCCGCGACTGA
- the argC gene encoding N-acetyl-gamma-glutamyl-phosphate reductase gives MTLSVAVSGASGYAGGEILRLLAAHPDIEVRTVTAHSSAGQPLVAHQPHLRSLAHLELQATTPEVLAGHDVVFLALPHGQSAQYTDALADTPLVIDAGADHRLTSPEDWAAFYGGDHPEPWAYGVPELTVDGVKQREHLRGAARIAAPGCNASTVALSLAPGVAAGVIDAGDIVSVLAVGPSGAGKAAKTNLLASEILGTANPYAVGGTHRHIPEIRQALVGAGAPADGIRISFTPVLVPMSRGILATSSAPIRSGATDAEIRAAWEAAYADEPFVELLPAGVFPRTADVLGANIASLGLAIDRAANRVVVVAAVDNLVKGTAGAAVQSMNIALGLAETTALPVNGVAP, from the coding sequence ATGACCCTCTCGGTCGCCGTCTCCGGCGCTTCCGGCTATGCGGGCGGCGAGATCCTGCGCCTGCTCGCCGCACACCCCGACATCGAGGTGCGCACGGTCACCGCGCATTCCAGCGCCGGCCAGCCCCTCGTCGCCCATCAGCCGCACCTGCGCTCGCTCGCGCACCTCGAATTGCAGGCCACGACGCCCGAGGTGCTCGCCGGGCACGATGTGGTCTTCCTCGCCCTCCCGCACGGGCAGTCGGCGCAGTACACCGACGCCCTGGCCGACACCCCGCTCGTCATCGATGCCGGCGCCGATCACCGGCTCACCTCGCCCGAGGATTGGGCGGCCTTCTACGGCGGCGACCACCCCGAGCCGTGGGCGTACGGGGTGCCGGAGCTCACGGTCGACGGCGTCAAGCAGCGCGAGCACCTTCGCGGCGCGGCGCGCATCGCCGCACCGGGATGCAACGCCTCGACGGTCGCGTTGTCGCTCGCGCCGGGTGTCGCCGCGGGCGTCATCGACGCGGGCGACATCGTCTCGGTGCTCGCCGTCGGCCCGAGCGGTGCGGGAAAGGCCGCGAAGACGAACCTGCTCGCGAGCGAGATCCTCGGCACGGCGAACCCGTATGCCGTCGGCGGTACACATCGGCACATCCCCGAGATCCGTCAGGCGCTCGTCGGCGCAGGTGCCCCGGCGGACGGCATCCGGATCTCCTTCACGCCGGTCCTCGTCCCGATGTCGCGGGGCATCCTCGCCACCTCGAGCGCTCCCATCCGGAGCGGGGCGACGGATGCCGAGATCCGCGCCGCGTGGGAGGCCGCGTACGCCGACGAGCCCTTCGTCGAACTGCTGCCCGCGGGCGTGTTCCCGCGCACCGCCGACGTGCTCGGGGCGAACATCGCCTCGCTGGGCCTCGCGATCGACCGGGCGGCGAACCGCGTGGTCGTCGTCGCCGCCGTCGACAACCTCGTCAAGGGCACGGCGGGCGCCGCCGTGCAGTCCATGAACATCGCGCTGGGTCTCGCCGAGACCACCGCCCTTCCCGTGAACGGAGTCGCCCCGTGA
- the argB gene encoding acetylglutamate kinase codes for MSDIDIQDTDPTEASERAITLVESLPWVRKYRDQVVVVKYGGNAMVSDELQDAFAADIAYLRYVGVKPVVVHGGGPQISSMLNRLDIPSEFRGGYRVTSTEAIGVVRMVLTGQINPQLVAKVNTHGPLATGLSGEDAGLFGGRRRGVLIDGVEHDLGRVGDVVTVDPQPVLDHLAAGRVPIVSSIAPDLDNPGTSLNVNADAAAAALAVALKARKLVVLTDVPGLYADWPNRDSLVSHLTSTELRAMLPKLESGMIPKMQACLDAVDGGVPAAAIIDGRVPHSVLVELFTNKGIGTEVVA; via the coding sequence ATGAGCGACATCGATATCCAGGACACCGATCCCACCGAGGCCAGCGAACGGGCGATCACGCTCGTCGAGTCGCTGCCGTGGGTGCGCAAGTATCGCGACCAGGTCGTGGTGGTGAAGTATGGCGGCAACGCCATGGTCAGTGACGAACTGCAGGACGCGTTCGCCGCCGACATCGCCTACCTGCGCTACGTCGGGGTCAAGCCCGTCGTCGTGCACGGCGGCGGCCCGCAGATCTCGTCGATGCTGAACCGGCTCGACATCCCGAGCGAGTTCCGCGGTGGCTACCGCGTCACCTCGACGGAGGCCATCGGCGTTGTCCGCATGGTGCTGACCGGGCAGATCAACCCGCAGCTGGTGGCGAAGGTCAACACGCACGGGCCGCTGGCGACGGGGTTGAGCGGCGAGGACGCCGGACTCTTCGGCGGACGTCGGCGCGGCGTCCTCATCGACGGCGTCGAGCACGACCTTGGTCGCGTCGGTGACGTCGTGACGGTCGACCCGCAGCCCGTGCTCGATCATCTCGCCGCCGGCCGTGTGCCCATCGTGTCGAGCATCGCGCCCGACCTGGACAACCCCGGCACCTCGTTGAACGTCAACGCGGATGCCGCGGCGGCGGCGCTGGCGGTCGCCTTGAAGGCGCGCAAGCTCGTCGTGCTGACGGATGTGCCCGGCCTGTACGCCGACTGGCCCAACCGCGACTCCCTCGTGTCGCACCTGACGTCGACCGAGCTGCGCGCGATGCTGCCGAAGCTGGAGTCGGGCATGATCCCCAAGATGCAGGCGTGCCTCGATGCCGTCGACGGGGGAGTGCCCGCCGCGGCCATCATCGACGGACGCGTGCCGCACTCGGTACTCGTCGAACTGTTCACCAACAAGGGAATCGGAACGGAGGTGGTCGCGTGA
- a CDS encoding glutamate ABC transporter substrate-binding protein has translation MRKTRFLAGASILAAGLLALTACNSGTPGAAPDAEGGESSAQLWEVASDVSLDGSPTYERMAAADKVVVGVKEDQPGLGFKDPISGERGGFDVEIAQWIAASLGFDADKIEYKTIPSANREQELVNGNIDYYVGTYSITDKRKQQIDFAGPYLITGQGLLVAADNDDITGPDDLAGKIVCSVTGSTPLQRIRDEYSPGDTVEYDTYTQCLEQLRAGSVDAVTTDQAILAGYVAQEPDAFKIAGDTFSEERYGVGLPKGDTVLKDHINTLFNDGGEVWTALFEKNLAPAGIEGDQPTADE, from the coding sequence ATGCGTAAGACACGTTTTCTCGCCGGCGCGAGCATCCTCGCCGCCGGCCTGCTGGCCCTGACGGCCTGCAACAGCGGCACCCCCGGCGCGGCGCCCGACGCCGAGGGCGGCGAGTCCAGCGCCCAGCTGTGGGAGGTCGCCTCCGACGTCTCGCTCGACGGCAGCCCCACGTACGAGCGCATGGCCGCGGCCGACAAGGTCGTCGTCGGCGTGAAGGAAGACCAGCCCGGCCTCGGCTTCAAGGACCCGATCAGCGGAGAGCGCGGCGGCTTCGACGTCGAGATCGCGCAGTGGATCGCGGCTTCGCTCGGCTTCGACGCCGACAAGATCGAGTACAAGACGATCCCCTCGGCCAACCGCGAGCAGGAGCTCGTCAACGGCAACATCGACTACTACGTCGGCACGTACTCGATCACCGACAAGCGCAAGCAGCAGATCGATTTCGCCGGCCCCTACCTGATCACGGGCCAGGGTCTGCTCGTGGCCGCCGACAACGACGACATCACGGGTCCCGACGACCTCGCGGGCAAGATCGTCTGCTCGGTGACCGGCTCGACGCCGCTGCAGCGCATCCGCGACGAGTACTCGCCCGGCGACACCGTCGAGTACGACACCTACACGCAGTGCCTCGAGCAGCTGCGTGCCGGCTCGGTCGACGCGGTGACCACCGACCAGGCGATCCTCGCCGGGTACGTCGCGCAGGAGCCCGACGCCTTCAAGATCGCGGGCGACACCTTCTCCGAGGAGCGTTACGGCGTCGGCCTGCCCAAGGGCGACACCGTGCTGAAGGACCACATCAACACCCTCTTCAACGACGGTGGCGAGGTCTGGACGGCGCTGTTCGAGAAGAACCTCGCTCCGGCCGGTATCGAGGGCGACCAGCCCACCGCCGACGAGTGA
- a CDS encoding amino acid ABC transporter permease has translation MGVITDNLDIWSEALVGTLVLFFAGGALALILGIIVGAMRVSPVPIARGVGTFYVSMIRNTPLTLVFFAFVFALPPLLGLRLTGDVSLTLGICALGIYTATYVAEAIRSGVNTVPVGQAEAARALGLTFGQVMSLVVLPQAFRSVIPPMVSVFIALLKNTTVAAGFSIVNLGSVRNYLSERGENAFVVILWIMVAFVALVLLLSWVQRTLENRWRVAR, from the coding sequence ATGGGTGTCATCACCGACAACCTCGACATCTGGAGCGAAGCGCTCGTCGGCACGCTCGTGCTCTTCTTCGCCGGCGGCGCGCTCGCGCTGATCCTCGGCATCATCGTGGGAGCGATGCGCGTGTCGCCCGTTCCGATCGCCCGCGGCGTCGGCACGTTCTACGTGAGCATGATCCGCAACACCCCGCTCACGCTCGTGTTCTTCGCCTTCGTGTTCGCGCTGCCGCCCCTCCTCGGGCTGCGTCTCACCGGCGACGTGTCGCTGACGCTCGGCATCTGCGCCCTCGGGATCTACACGGCGACCTACGTCGCCGAGGCCATCCGGTCGGGCGTCAACACGGTGCCGGTCGGCCAGGCCGAAGCGGCACGCGCGCTCGGTCTGACATTCGGGCAGGTCATGTCGCTCGTCGTCCTCCCGCAGGCGTTCCGCTCGGTGATCCCGCCGATGGTGAGCGTCTTCATCGCCCTGCTGAAGAACACCACCGTCGCCGCCGGTTTCTCCATCGTGAACCTGGGCTCGGTGCGCAACTACCTCAGTGAGCGCGGCGAGAACGCGTTCGTCGTCATCCTGTGGATCATGGTGGCTTTCGTCGCGCTGGTCCTGCTGCTCTCCTGGGTGCAGCGAACGCTCGAGAACCGATGGAGGGTCGCCCGATGA
- a CDS encoding acetylornithine transaminase, whose protein sequence is MNADTTQEPAAERAAWQDDAGRDLVRSFGDRMALFVRGEGAFVWDVDGKEYLDFLAGIAVNALGHAHPVFVEALTAQASTLSHVSNYFATPPQLAMAARLKRLAGTGESGRVYFGNSGAEANEAALKLARLHGRGTDRTRVLTLKGGFHGRTMGALALTGKPALQADFLPMVPGVEHIDATIEALEAAMDDRVAALLVEPIQGEAGVVELPEGYLQAAREVTARHGALLIVDEIQTGAGRTGAWFAFQHAGITPDAITVAKGIGGGFPIGALITFGAASDLFFPGTHGSTFGGNALGTAVGGAVLQEIESAGLVENAARREAQLREGIAALGSPLVGGVRGRGLLLGIGLSSPVAKAVVAAAQEHGLVVNAANDDTIRIAPPLTIGDAEVARFLELFGAALATVSDALILEGAPA, encoded by the coding sequence GTGAACGCGGACACGACTCAGGAACCCGCGGCCGAGCGCGCCGCCTGGCAGGACGACGCCGGACGCGACCTCGTCCGCAGCTTCGGCGACCGCATGGCGTTGTTCGTCCGCGGTGAGGGCGCCTTCGTGTGGGACGTCGACGGGAAGGAATACCTCGACTTCCTCGCCGGGATCGCCGTGAACGCCCTGGGCCACGCCCACCCGGTGTTCGTCGAGGCCCTGACCGCCCAGGCATCCACGCTCTCGCACGTGTCGAACTACTTCGCCACCCCGCCGCAGCTGGCGATGGCCGCGCGCCTCAAGCGCCTCGCCGGAACCGGGGAGTCGGGCCGGGTGTACTTCGGCAACTCCGGCGCCGAGGCGAACGAGGCCGCATTGAAGCTCGCGCGTCTGCACGGTCGCGGGACCGACCGCACGCGCGTGCTGACGCTGAAGGGCGGCTTCCACGGCCGCACCATGGGCGCGCTCGCCCTCACCGGCAAGCCCGCGCTGCAGGCCGACTTCCTGCCGATGGTCCCGGGCGTCGAGCACATCGACGCCACGATCGAGGCGCTCGAGGCCGCGATGGACGACCGCGTCGCCGCCCTGCTCGTCGAACCCATCCAGGGCGAGGCCGGCGTGGTCGAGCTGCCCGAGGGGTACCTGCAGGCCGCGCGCGAGGTCACCGCCCGCCACGGCGCGCTGCTCATCGTCGACGAGATCCAGACGGGCGCAGGCCGCACCGGCGCCTGGTTCGCCTTCCAGCACGCCGGCATCACGCCTGACGCGATCACCGTGGCCAAGGGCATCGGCGGCGGCTTCCCGATCGGGGCGCTCATCACCTTCGGCGCCGCGAGCGACCTGTTCTTCCCGGGTACCCACGGATCGACCTTCGGCGGGAACGCCCTGGGTACGGCCGTCGGTGGCGCGGTGCTGCAGGAGATCGAGTCGGCGGGCCTCGTCGAGAACGCCGCCCGTCGCGAGGCGCAGCTGCGCGAGGGCATCGCCGCGCTGGGATCGCCGCTGGTCGGCGGCGTCCGCGGCCGCGGCCTGCTGCTGGGCATCGGGCTCAGCAGCCCCGTCGCCAAGGCCGTCGTGGCCGCCGCGCAAGAGCACGGCCTCGTCGTCAACGCCGCGAACGACGACACCATTCGCATCGCGCCGCCGCTGACGATCGGGGATGCCGAGGTGGCTCGGTTCCTCGAGCTGTTCGGCGCCGCGCTCGCCACCGTCTCCGATGCCCTCATCCTCGAAGGAGCCCCCGCGTGA
- a CDS encoding amino acid ABC transporter permease, which translates to MSSVLYDVPGPKAVARNRVLGVLTILVVLAIVGFFVWRLADTGQFTAQKWSAFTYTNVWIDVLKATGATLAAFAAAAVGALALGFVLAIGRLSDHAWVRWPFTAVIEVFRAIPVLVFMFLLYYGFPVIGIRMEPYWAVVIALVCYNGSVLAEVIRAGVESLPRGQAEAGYAIGLRKAGVMRLVLLPQAVRAMMPVIIAQLVVTLKDTALGFVITYPELLFYAKYIGAQPTVGSPIVPATIIVAVIYIALCLLLSFVANLVEKRLRRSPRVAQVASAVQAPQQGATDTELIVAQRGLGKHDSTSL; encoded by the coding sequence ATGAGCAGCGTCCTGTACGACGTCCCCGGCCCCAAGGCGGTCGCGCGCAATCGCGTGCTGGGAGTGCTGACAATCCTCGTCGTGCTGGCCATCGTCGGATTCTTCGTGTGGCGGCTCGCCGACACGGGCCAGTTCACCGCCCAGAAGTGGTCGGCATTCACCTACACGAATGTGTGGATCGATGTCCTCAAGGCGACCGGAGCCACTCTCGCGGCGTTCGCCGCCGCCGCCGTCGGCGCTCTCGCGCTCGGTTTCGTGCTGGCCATCGGTCGCCTGTCCGACCACGCATGGGTGCGCTGGCCGTTCACGGCCGTCATCGAGGTCTTCCGCGCGATCCCGGTGCTCGTGTTCATGTTCCTGCTGTACTACGGCTTCCCCGTCATCGGCATCCGCATGGAGCCGTACTGGGCGGTGGTCATCGCGCTCGTCTGCTACAACGGGTCGGTCCTGGCGGAGGTGATCCGCGCCGGCGTCGAGTCGCTCCCGCGCGGTCAGGCGGAGGCCGGGTACGCCATCGGTCTGCGCAAGGCGGGGGTGATGCGCCTCGTCCTGCTTCCACAGGCGGTGCGGGCCATGATGCCCGTGATCATCGCGCAGCTCGTCGTGACACTCAAGGACACGGCGCTCGGATTCGTCATCACCTACCCCGAGCTGCTGTTCTACGCGAAGTACATCGGTGCGCAGCCGACCGTCGGCTCGCCGATCGTGCCGGCGACCATCATCGTCGCCGTGATCTACATCGCGTTGTGCCTGCTCCTGTCGTTCGTCGCCAACCTCGTCGAGAAGCGTCTGCGCCGCTCGCCGCGCGTCGCCCAGGTCGCGTCCGCGGTGCAGGCCCCGCAGCAGGGCGCGACGGACACCGAGCTCATCGTCGCCCAGCGCGGTCTCGGCAAGCACGACTCCACCAGCCTGTGA